A window of Tripterygium wilfordii isolate XIE 37 chromosome 7, ASM1340144v1, whole genome shotgun sequence contains these coding sequences:
- the LOC120002200 gene encoding DExH-box ATP-dependent RNA helicase DExH11 isoform X4 yields the protein MDRVKAGNELSFRVGFSGYSGHLRVEPISTVERTDPVSLLPDFILPPAFPRETPESIREHIEEKYLMPGLDVDEFSPEKAGKQWEFDWFERAKISLEPSLPRTVIVPKWEDPFRRKMKDGIWIPDAVEMEVSELMAGAQDSGTRPRVSGPTKDFVRGSISNRPFRPGGLEDSQLLGRILADGASNGEWVQELLTGGSAQTTPPSLKQGLDLGDFKVYPSSWNIYKDQGSLNSSSEGTETALSIHFDDVFKKAWEEDVVTEFETEAKFSDSESVKSEAEVDKDNEPSNVGEPELSVLDEILSVESGGVTSRSEETQDVDGQQQKQAWAVTGGSEGIVSSFYELVPDMALHFPFELDAFQKEAIYYLEKGESVFVAAHTSAGKTVVAEYAFALASKHCTRAVYTAPIKTISNQKYRDFCGKFDVGLLTGDVSLRPEASCLIMTTEILRSMLYRGADLIRDIEWVIFDEVHYVNDAERGVVWEEVIIMLPRHVNIILLSATVPNTVEFADWIGRTKQKKIRVMGTTKRPVPLEHCLFYSGELYKICESEVFIPQGLKATKDAYKKKSSSAASGDTRPSTGSSTVQNGARAQKRENPNRAKQNKHSGSQSFGSSSGNSLGNQNYSNVRSNWGSRRYEASLWFSLINKLSKKSLLPVVIFCFSKNRCDKSADSISGTDLTSSSEKSEICVFCDKAFSRLKGSDRNLPQIVRVQSLLRRGIGVHHAGLLPIVKEVVEMLFCRGVIKVLFSTETFAMGVNAPARTVVFDTLRKFDGKEFRQLLPGEYTQMAGRAGRRGLDSIGTVVLMCHDEIPEERDLRHVIVGSATRLESQFRLTYIMIMHLLRVEELKVEDMLKRSFAEFHAQKKLPEQHQLLMLKLSQPTRTIDCIKGEPTIEEYYEMYSEAEKHSSLISEAVMQSHVARRFLTLGRVVVVKSQTAQDHLLGVVVKAPSGSIKQHIVFVLKPDLPSSTQTPLGHGNFQDKPSDGFSQGYMLVPKSKRGFDEEYCSSATSRKSSGVIKIELPYHGSAAGVLYEVKGIDTKEFLCICNAKIEIDQVRLLEDGSNAAFSRTVQQLLNLKSNGNKYPPALDPLKGKLLRLAMV from the exons ATGGATCGAGTTAAGGCCGGAAACGAACTTTCTTTCCGGGTTGGTTTCTCCGGATACAGCGGTCACCTCCGTGTGGAGCCTATATCAACCGTAGAACGTACCGACCCCGTCAGCTTGCTCCCAGATTTCATCCTT CCTCCTGCTTTCCCTAGAGAAACACCTGAATCCATAAGGGAGCACATAGAGGAGAAGTATCTAATGCCAGGATTGGACGTTGATGAATTTTCTCCTGAAAAGGCTGGAAAACAGTGGGAATTTGACTGGTTTGAGAGAGCGAAAATCTCTTTGGAGCCATCATTACCGCGTACTGTTATAGTTCCGAAATGGGAGGATCCATTCAGACGGAAAATGAAGGACGGAATATGGATACCCGATGCAGTGGAG ATGGAGGTATCAGAATTGATGGCTGGGGCTCAAGATTCTGGTACACGGCCGCGTGTGTCTGGACCCACGAAGGATTTTGTTAGAGGAAGCATCAGTAATCGTCCTTTTCGTCCTGGTGGTTTGGAGGATTCCCAACTTCTAGGGAGAATTCTTGCGGACGGGGCTTCAAATGGTGAATGGGTACAAGAATTGCTGACAGGTGGCTCTGCGCAGACCACACCCCCAAGCCTTAAGCAAGGATTAGACCTTGGGGATTTTAAG GTCTATCCAAGCTCATGGAACATTTACAAAGATCAAGGTTCACTTAATAGCAGTTCAGAGGGAACTGAG ACTGCTTTGTCTATACATTTTGATGACGTGTTCAAGAAGGCATGGGAAGAGGATGTTGTCACAGAATTTGAGACAGAAG CTAAATTTTCAGACTCTGAGTCTGTTAAATCAGAAGCTGAAGTGGATAAGGATAATGAGCCCAGCAATGTGGGTGAGCCTGAATTGTCTGTGTTAGACGAGATTTTGTCAGTTGAGTCGGGAGGAGTAACTTCAAGGTCAGAAGAAACTCAAGATGTTGATGGACAACAACAGAAGCAG GCTTGGGCTGTTACTGGAGGTAGTGAAGGAATTGTGAGCAGCTTTTATGAACTTGTTCCTGATATGGcacttcattttccttttgaatTGGATGCCTTCCAAAAAGAG GCCATTTATTATCTGGAAAAGGGTGAATCTGTTTTTGTGGCAGCTCATACATCAGCTGGAAAGACTGTGGTTGCGGAATATGCTTTTGCCTTGGCATCTAAA CACTGCACTAGGGCTGTGTATACTGCACCCATTAAAACCATCAGCAACCAGAAATATAGGGATTTTTGTGGGAAGTTTGATGTTGGCCTTCTCACTGGTGATGTTAGCTTGAGGCCGGAGGCTTCTTGTCTGATCATGACCACCGAAATATTAAGGTCAATGCTTTACCGGGGAGCTGATCTTATTCGTGATATTGAATGG GTTATATTCGATGAAGTGCATTATGTCAACGATGCTGAAAGAGGGGTTGTTTGGGAGGAAGTTATAATCATGCTTCCGAGGCATGTCAATATTATCCTCCTGTCAGCCACG GTACCAAACACAGTTGAATTTGCTGACTGGATTGGCCGgacaaagcaaaagaaaattcGGGTTATGGG AACAACTAAAAGGCCTGTCCCATTAGAGCACTGCTTGTTTTATAGTGGAGAACTGTACAAAATTTGTGAAAGTGAAGTATTTATACCCCAGGGACTGAAAGCTACTAAAGATGCATATAAGAAGAAGAGTTCAAGTGCAGCTAGTGGAGATACCAGGCCATCTACTGGGTCTTCAACAGTTCAGAATGGTGCTAgagctcaaaaacgtgaaaatcctaATCGTGCCAAGCAGAATAAGCATTCTGGTTCCCAAAGCTTTGGTAGCTCCTCTGGGAATAGTTTGGGGAATCAAAATTACAGTAATGTTAGAAGTAATTGGGGGTCCAGGAGATATGAAGCTTCTTTGTGGTTCTCACTTATTAACAAGCTCTCAAAGAAGTCGCTATTACCT GTGGTTATATTTTGTTTCTCAAAGAACCGCTGTGATAAATCAGCAGATAGCATATCTGGGACTGACCTCACTAGTAGTTCTGAGAAAAGTGAGATTTGTGTTTTTTGTGACAAAGCATTTTCACGGCTAAAGGGATCTGACCGAAATTTACCACAG ATTGTCAGAGTCCAAAGCCTTCTTCGTAGAGGCATTGGTGTGCATCATGCCGGGCTGCTTCCTATTGTAAAGGAAGTTGTTGAAATGCTTTTCTGCCGTGGAGTAATCAAG GTTTTATTTTCGACAGAGACATTTGCAATGGGGGTCAATGCTCCTGCTAGAACA GTTGTTTTTGACACTTTGAGGAAGTTTGATGGCAAAGAATTTAGGCAGTTACTTCCTGGAGAATACACTCAAATGGCTGGTCGTGCTGGCAGAAGAGGGCTTGATAGTATCGGAACAGTTGTTTTAATGTGCCATGATGAAATTCCTGAAGAGAGGGATTTGAGGCATGTCATAGTTGGAAGTGCAACCAGACTCGAATCTCAGTTTCGACTAACGTATATCATGATCATGCATCTCCTTCGTGTTGAAGAATTAAAG GTGGAGGACATGTTGAAAAGAAGTTTTGCAGAATTTCATGCTCAGAAAAAACTTCCTGAACAACATCAGCTTTTGATGCTAAAGCTTTCTCAGCCAACAAGAACAATTGA TTGCATAAAAGGCGAACCGACAATTGAGGAATACTATGAGATGTACTCAGAAGCTGAGAAACACAGCAGCCTGATATCAGAGGCTGTCATGCAATCCCATGTTGCACGCCGCTTTCTTACTCTTGGCAGAGTGGTAGTCGTAAAATCACAAACG GCCCAGGACCACTTACTTGGGGTGGTTGTGAAAGCGCCCTCAGGCAGTATAAAACAACACATAGTTTTTGTACTGAAACCTGATTTACCATCATCAACCCAAACACCATTGGGTCATGGCAACTTTCAGGATAAACCAAGTGATGGTTTCTCCCAAGGTTATATGTTAGTACCTAAATCTAAACGTGGTTTTGATGAGGAGTATTGTTCTTCTGCCACTTCTCGCAAAAGTTCAGGTGTCATCAAAATAGAATTACCTTACCATGGTTCTGCTGCTGGGGTGCTTTATGAAGTCAAAGGAATTGATACCAAAGAGTTCTTGTGCATATGCAATGCTAAGATAGAGATTGATCAAGTTCGACTTCTTGAGGATGGTAGCAATGCTGCTTTCTCCAGGACAGTTCAGCAGTTGTTAAATTTAAAATCTAATGGGAATAAATACCCTCCAGCCCTAGATCCTCTGAAAG GAAAATTGCTAAGACTTGCAATGGTATAA
- the LOC120002200 gene encoding DExH-box ATP-dependent RNA helicase DExH11 isoform X3, with amino-acid sequence MDRVKAGNELSFRVGFSGYSGHLRVEPISTVERTDPVSLLPDFILPPAFPRETPESIREHIEEKYLMPGLDVDEFSPEKAGKQWEFDWFERAKISLEPSLPRTVIVPKWEDPFRRKMKDGIWIPDAVEMEVSELMAGAQDSGTRPRVSGPTKDFVRGSISNRPFRPGGLEDSQLLGRILADGASNGEWVQELLTGGSAQTTPPSLKQGLDLGDFKVYPSSWNIYKDQGSLNSSSEGTETALSIHFDDVFKKAWEEDVVTEFETEAKFSDSESVKSEAEVDKDNEPSNVGEPELSVLDEILSVESGGVTSRSEETQDVDGQQQKQAWAVTGGSEGIVSSFYELVPDMALHFPFELDAFQKEAIYYLEKGESVFVAAHTSAGKTVVAEYAFALASKHCTRAVYTAPIKTISNQKYRDFCGKFDVGLLTGDVSLRPEASCLIMTTEILRSMLYRGADLIRDIEWVIFDEVHYVNDAERGVVWEEVIIMLPRHVNIILLSATVPNTVEFADWIGRTKQKKIRVMGTTKRPVPLEHCLFYSGELYKICESEVFIPQGLKATKDAYKKKSSSAASGDTRPSTGSSTVQNGARAQKRENPNRAKQNKHSGSQSFGSSSGNSLGNQNYSNVRSNWGSRRYEASLWFSLINKLSKKSLLPVVIFCFSKNRCDKSADSISGTDLTSSSEKSEICVFCDKAFSRLKGSDRNLPQIVRVQSLLRRGIGVHHAGLLPIVKEVVEMLFCRGVIKVLFSTETFAMGVNAPARTVVFDTLRKFDGKEFRQLLPGEYTQMAGRAGRRGLDSIGTVVLMCHDEIPEERDLRHVIVGSATRLESQFRLTYIMIMHLLRVEELKVEDMLKRSFAEFHAQKKLPEQHQLLMLKLSQPTRTIDCIKGEPTIEEYYEMYSEAEKHSSLISEAVMQSHVARRFLTLGRVVVVKSQTAQDHLLGVVVKAPSGSIKQHIVFVLKPDLPSSTQTPLGHGNFQDKPSDGFSQGYMLVPKSKRGFDEEYCSSATSRKSSGVIKIELPYHGSAAGVLYEVKGIDTKEFLCICNAKIEIDQVRLLEDGSNAAFSRTVQQLLNLKSNGNKYPPALDPLKDLKVEDMHVVEAYYKWTSLLQKMAENKCHGCVKLEEHMNLAKEIKRHREEVNALKFEMSDEALQQMPDFQGRLGICR; translated from the exons ATGGATCGAGTTAAGGCCGGAAACGAACTTTCTTTCCGGGTTGGTTTCTCCGGATACAGCGGTCACCTCCGTGTGGAGCCTATATCAACCGTAGAACGTACCGACCCCGTCAGCTTGCTCCCAGATTTCATCCTT CCTCCTGCTTTCCCTAGAGAAACACCTGAATCCATAAGGGAGCACATAGAGGAGAAGTATCTAATGCCAGGATTGGACGTTGATGAATTTTCTCCTGAAAAGGCTGGAAAACAGTGGGAATTTGACTGGTTTGAGAGAGCGAAAATCTCTTTGGAGCCATCATTACCGCGTACTGTTATAGTTCCGAAATGGGAGGATCCATTCAGACGGAAAATGAAGGACGGAATATGGATACCCGATGCAGTGGAG ATGGAGGTATCAGAATTGATGGCTGGGGCTCAAGATTCTGGTACACGGCCGCGTGTGTCTGGACCCACGAAGGATTTTGTTAGAGGAAGCATCAGTAATCGTCCTTTTCGTCCTGGTGGTTTGGAGGATTCCCAACTTCTAGGGAGAATTCTTGCGGACGGGGCTTCAAATGGTGAATGGGTACAAGAATTGCTGACAGGTGGCTCTGCGCAGACCACACCCCCAAGCCTTAAGCAAGGATTAGACCTTGGGGATTTTAAG GTCTATCCAAGCTCATGGAACATTTACAAAGATCAAGGTTCACTTAATAGCAGTTCAGAGGGAACTGAG ACTGCTTTGTCTATACATTTTGATGACGTGTTCAAGAAGGCATGGGAAGAGGATGTTGTCACAGAATTTGAGACAGAAG CTAAATTTTCAGACTCTGAGTCTGTTAAATCAGAAGCTGAAGTGGATAAGGATAATGAGCCCAGCAATGTGGGTGAGCCTGAATTGTCTGTGTTAGACGAGATTTTGTCAGTTGAGTCGGGAGGAGTAACTTCAAGGTCAGAAGAAACTCAAGATGTTGATGGACAACAACAGAAGCAG GCTTGGGCTGTTACTGGAGGTAGTGAAGGAATTGTGAGCAGCTTTTATGAACTTGTTCCTGATATGGcacttcattttccttttgaatTGGATGCCTTCCAAAAAGAG GCCATTTATTATCTGGAAAAGGGTGAATCTGTTTTTGTGGCAGCTCATACATCAGCTGGAAAGACTGTGGTTGCGGAATATGCTTTTGCCTTGGCATCTAAA CACTGCACTAGGGCTGTGTATACTGCACCCATTAAAACCATCAGCAACCAGAAATATAGGGATTTTTGTGGGAAGTTTGATGTTGGCCTTCTCACTGGTGATGTTAGCTTGAGGCCGGAGGCTTCTTGTCTGATCATGACCACCGAAATATTAAGGTCAATGCTTTACCGGGGAGCTGATCTTATTCGTGATATTGAATGG GTTATATTCGATGAAGTGCATTATGTCAACGATGCTGAAAGAGGGGTTGTTTGGGAGGAAGTTATAATCATGCTTCCGAGGCATGTCAATATTATCCTCCTGTCAGCCACG GTACCAAACACAGTTGAATTTGCTGACTGGATTGGCCGgacaaagcaaaagaaaattcGGGTTATGGG AACAACTAAAAGGCCTGTCCCATTAGAGCACTGCTTGTTTTATAGTGGAGAACTGTACAAAATTTGTGAAAGTGAAGTATTTATACCCCAGGGACTGAAAGCTACTAAAGATGCATATAAGAAGAAGAGTTCAAGTGCAGCTAGTGGAGATACCAGGCCATCTACTGGGTCTTCAACAGTTCAGAATGGTGCTAgagctcaaaaacgtgaaaatcctaATCGTGCCAAGCAGAATAAGCATTCTGGTTCCCAAAGCTTTGGTAGCTCCTCTGGGAATAGTTTGGGGAATCAAAATTACAGTAATGTTAGAAGTAATTGGGGGTCCAGGAGATATGAAGCTTCTTTGTGGTTCTCACTTATTAACAAGCTCTCAAAGAAGTCGCTATTACCT GTGGTTATATTTTGTTTCTCAAAGAACCGCTGTGATAAATCAGCAGATAGCATATCTGGGACTGACCTCACTAGTAGTTCTGAGAAAAGTGAGATTTGTGTTTTTTGTGACAAAGCATTTTCACGGCTAAAGGGATCTGACCGAAATTTACCACAG ATTGTCAGAGTCCAAAGCCTTCTTCGTAGAGGCATTGGTGTGCATCATGCCGGGCTGCTTCCTATTGTAAAGGAAGTTGTTGAAATGCTTTTCTGCCGTGGAGTAATCAAG GTTTTATTTTCGACAGAGACATTTGCAATGGGGGTCAATGCTCCTGCTAGAACA GTTGTTTTTGACACTTTGAGGAAGTTTGATGGCAAAGAATTTAGGCAGTTACTTCCTGGAGAATACACTCAAATGGCTGGTCGTGCTGGCAGAAGAGGGCTTGATAGTATCGGAACAGTTGTTTTAATGTGCCATGATGAAATTCCTGAAGAGAGGGATTTGAGGCATGTCATAGTTGGAAGTGCAACCAGACTCGAATCTCAGTTTCGACTAACGTATATCATGATCATGCATCTCCTTCGTGTTGAAGAATTAAAG GTGGAGGACATGTTGAAAAGAAGTTTTGCAGAATTTCATGCTCAGAAAAAACTTCCTGAACAACATCAGCTTTTGATGCTAAAGCTTTCTCAGCCAACAAGAACAATTGA TTGCATAAAAGGCGAACCGACAATTGAGGAATACTATGAGATGTACTCAGAAGCTGAGAAACACAGCAGCCTGATATCAGAGGCTGTCATGCAATCCCATGTTGCACGCCGCTTTCTTACTCTTGGCAGAGTGGTAGTCGTAAAATCACAAACG GCCCAGGACCACTTACTTGGGGTGGTTGTGAAAGCGCCCTCAGGCAGTATAAAACAACACATAGTTTTTGTACTGAAACCTGATTTACCATCATCAACCCAAACACCATTGGGTCATGGCAACTTTCAGGATAAACCAAGTGATGGTTTCTCCCAAGGTTATATGTTAGTACCTAAATCTAAACGTGGTTTTGATGAGGAGTATTGTTCTTCTGCCACTTCTCGCAAAAGTTCAGGTGTCATCAAAATAGAATTACCTTACCATGGTTCTGCTGCTGGGGTGCTTTATGAAGTCAAAGGAATTGATACCAAAGAGTTCTTGTGCATATGCAATGCTAAGATAGAGATTGATCAAGTTCGACTTCTTGAGGATGGTAGCAATGCTGCTTTCTCCAGGACAGTTCAGCAGTTGTTAAATTTAAAATCTAATGGGAATAAATACCCTCCAGCCCTAGATCCTCTGAAAG ATCTGAAGGTGGAGGACATGCATGTTGTGGAAGCATACTACAAGTGGACTAGCCTATTGCAAAAGATGGCTGAGAATAAGTGTCATGGATGTGTAAAATTGGAGGAGCACATGAACTTAGCAAAAGAGATAAAAAGGCACCGAGAGGAAGTCAATGCTCTGAAATTTGAAATGTCTGATGAAGCACTTCAACAGATGCCTGACTTTCAGGGCCGG TTGGGCATTTGCAGATAG
- the LOC120002200 gene encoding DExH-box ATP-dependent RNA helicase DExH11 isoform X1, whose translation MDRVKAGNELSFRVGFSGYSGHLRVEPISTVERTDPVSLLPDFILPPAFPRETPESIREHIEEKYLMPGLDVDEFSPEKAGKQWEFDWFERAKISLEPSLPRTVIVPKWEDPFRRKMKDGIWIPDAVEMEVSELMAGAQDSGTRPRVSGPTKDFVRGSISNRPFRPGGLEDSQLLGRILADGASNGEWVQELLTGGSAQTTPPSLKQGLDLGDFKVYPSSWNIYKDQGSLNSSSEGTETALSIHFDDVFKKAWEEDVVTEFETEAKFSDSESVKSEAEVDKDNEPSNVGEPELSVLDEILSVESGGVTSRSEETQDVDGQQQKQAWAVTGGSEGIVSSFYELVPDMALHFPFELDAFQKEAIYYLEKGESVFVAAHTSAGKTVVAEYAFALASKHCTRAVYTAPIKTISNQKYRDFCGKFDVGLLTGDVSLRPEASCLIMTTEILRSMLYRGADLIRDIEWVIFDEVHYVNDAERGVVWEEVIIMLPRHVNIILLSATVPNTVEFADWIGRTKQKKIRVMGTTKRPVPLEHCLFYSGELYKICESEVFIPQGLKATKDAYKKKSSSAASGDTRPSTGSSTVQNGARAQKRENPNRAKQNKHSGSQSFGSSSGNSLGNQNYSNVRSNWGSRRYEASLWFSLINKLSKKSLLPVVIFCFSKNRCDKSADSISGTDLTSSSEKSEICVFCDKAFSRLKGSDRNLPQIVRVQSLLRRGIGVHHAGLLPIVKEVVEMLFCRGVIKVLFSTETFAMGVNAPARTVVFDTLRKFDGKEFRQLLPGEYTQMAGRAGRRGLDSIGTVVLMCHDEIPEERDLRHVIVGSATRLESQFRLTYIMIMHLLRVEELKVEDMLKRSFAEFHAQKKLPEQHQLLMLKLSQPTRTIDCIKGEPTIEEYYEMYSEAEKHSSLISEAVMQSHVARRFLTLGRVVVVKSQTAQDHLLGVVVKAPSGSIKQHIVFVLKPDLPSSTQTPLGHGNFQDKPSDGFSQGYMLVPKSKRGFDEEYCSSATSRKSSGVIKIELPYHGSAAGVLYEVKGIDTKEFLCICNAKIEIDQVRLLEDGSNAAFSRTVQQLLNLKSNGNKYPPALDPLKDLKVEDMHVVEAYYKWTSLLQKMAENKCHGCVKLEEHMNLAKEIKRHREEVNALKFEMSDEALQQMPDFQGRIDVLKEIGCIDTDLVVQIKGRVACEMNSGEELICTECLFDNQMDDLEPEEAVAIMSAFVFQQKNTSEPSLTPKLSQAKERLYNTAIRLGELQAQFNLQIDPQEYAQDNLKFGLVEVVYEWAKGTPFADICELTDVPEGLIVRTIVRLDETCREFKNAAAIIGNSALYKKMETAANAIKRDIVFAASLYITGV comes from the exons ATGGATCGAGTTAAGGCCGGAAACGAACTTTCTTTCCGGGTTGGTTTCTCCGGATACAGCGGTCACCTCCGTGTGGAGCCTATATCAACCGTAGAACGTACCGACCCCGTCAGCTTGCTCCCAGATTTCATCCTT CCTCCTGCTTTCCCTAGAGAAACACCTGAATCCATAAGGGAGCACATAGAGGAGAAGTATCTAATGCCAGGATTGGACGTTGATGAATTTTCTCCTGAAAAGGCTGGAAAACAGTGGGAATTTGACTGGTTTGAGAGAGCGAAAATCTCTTTGGAGCCATCATTACCGCGTACTGTTATAGTTCCGAAATGGGAGGATCCATTCAGACGGAAAATGAAGGACGGAATATGGATACCCGATGCAGTGGAG ATGGAGGTATCAGAATTGATGGCTGGGGCTCAAGATTCTGGTACACGGCCGCGTGTGTCTGGACCCACGAAGGATTTTGTTAGAGGAAGCATCAGTAATCGTCCTTTTCGTCCTGGTGGTTTGGAGGATTCCCAACTTCTAGGGAGAATTCTTGCGGACGGGGCTTCAAATGGTGAATGGGTACAAGAATTGCTGACAGGTGGCTCTGCGCAGACCACACCCCCAAGCCTTAAGCAAGGATTAGACCTTGGGGATTTTAAG GTCTATCCAAGCTCATGGAACATTTACAAAGATCAAGGTTCACTTAATAGCAGTTCAGAGGGAACTGAG ACTGCTTTGTCTATACATTTTGATGACGTGTTCAAGAAGGCATGGGAAGAGGATGTTGTCACAGAATTTGAGACAGAAG CTAAATTTTCAGACTCTGAGTCTGTTAAATCAGAAGCTGAAGTGGATAAGGATAATGAGCCCAGCAATGTGGGTGAGCCTGAATTGTCTGTGTTAGACGAGATTTTGTCAGTTGAGTCGGGAGGAGTAACTTCAAGGTCAGAAGAAACTCAAGATGTTGATGGACAACAACAGAAGCAG GCTTGGGCTGTTACTGGAGGTAGTGAAGGAATTGTGAGCAGCTTTTATGAACTTGTTCCTGATATGGcacttcattttccttttgaatTGGATGCCTTCCAAAAAGAG GCCATTTATTATCTGGAAAAGGGTGAATCTGTTTTTGTGGCAGCTCATACATCAGCTGGAAAGACTGTGGTTGCGGAATATGCTTTTGCCTTGGCATCTAAA CACTGCACTAGGGCTGTGTATACTGCACCCATTAAAACCATCAGCAACCAGAAATATAGGGATTTTTGTGGGAAGTTTGATGTTGGCCTTCTCACTGGTGATGTTAGCTTGAGGCCGGAGGCTTCTTGTCTGATCATGACCACCGAAATATTAAGGTCAATGCTTTACCGGGGAGCTGATCTTATTCGTGATATTGAATGG GTTATATTCGATGAAGTGCATTATGTCAACGATGCTGAAAGAGGGGTTGTTTGGGAGGAAGTTATAATCATGCTTCCGAGGCATGTCAATATTATCCTCCTGTCAGCCACG GTACCAAACACAGTTGAATTTGCTGACTGGATTGGCCGgacaaagcaaaagaaaattcGGGTTATGGG AACAACTAAAAGGCCTGTCCCATTAGAGCACTGCTTGTTTTATAGTGGAGAACTGTACAAAATTTGTGAAAGTGAAGTATTTATACCCCAGGGACTGAAAGCTACTAAAGATGCATATAAGAAGAAGAGTTCAAGTGCAGCTAGTGGAGATACCAGGCCATCTACTGGGTCTTCAACAGTTCAGAATGGTGCTAgagctcaaaaacgtgaaaatcctaATCGTGCCAAGCAGAATAAGCATTCTGGTTCCCAAAGCTTTGGTAGCTCCTCTGGGAATAGTTTGGGGAATCAAAATTACAGTAATGTTAGAAGTAATTGGGGGTCCAGGAGATATGAAGCTTCTTTGTGGTTCTCACTTATTAACAAGCTCTCAAAGAAGTCGCTATTACCT GTGGTTATATTTTGTTTCTCAAAGAACCGCTGTGATAAATCAGCAGATAGCATATCTGGGACTGACCTCACTAGTAGTTCTGAGAAAAGTGAGATTTGTGTTTTTTGTGACAAAGCATTTTCACGGCTAAAGGGATCTGACCGAAATTTACCACAG ATTGTCAGAGTCCAAAGCCTTCTTCGTAGAGGCATTGGTGTGCATCATGCCGGGCTGCTTCCTATTGTAAAGGAAGTTGTTGAAATGCTTTTCTGCCGTGGAGTAATCAAG GTTTTATTTTCGACAGAGACATTTGCAATGGGGGTCAATGCTCCTGCTAGAACA GTTGTTTTTGACACTTTGAGGAAGTTTGATGGCAAAGAATTTAGGCAGTTACTTCCTGGAGAATACACTCAAATGGCTGGTCGTGCTGGCAGAAGAGGGCTTGATAGTATCGGAACAGTTGTTTTAATGTGCCATGATGAAATTCCTGAAGAGAGGGATTTGAGGCATGTCATAGTTGGAAGTGCAACCAGACTCGAATCTCAGTTTCGACTAACGTATATCATGATCATGCATCTCCTTCGTGTTGAAGAATTAAAG GTGGAGGACATGTTGAAAAGAAGTTTTGCAGAATTTCATGCTCAGAAAAAACTTCCTGAACAACATCAGCTTTTGATGCTAAAGCTTTCTCAGCCAACAAGAACAATTGA TTGCATAAAAGGCGAACCGACAATTGAGGAATACTATGAGATGTACTCAGAAGCTGAGAAACACAGCAGCCTGATATCAGAGGCTGTCATGCAATCCCATGTTGCACGCCGCTTTCTTACTCTTGGCAGAGTGGTAGTCGTAAAATCACAAACG GCCCAGGACCACTTACTTGGGGTGGTTGTGAAAGCGCCCTCAGGCAGTATAAAACAACACATAGTTTTTGTACTGAAACCTGATTTACCATCATCAACCCAAACACCATTGGGTCATGGCAACTTTCAGGATAAACCAAGTGATGGTTTCTCCCAAGGTTATATGTTAGTACCTAAATCTAAACGTGGTTTTGATGAGGAGTATTGTTCTTCTGCCACTTCTCGCAAAAGTTCAGGTGTCATCAAAATAGAATTACCTTACCATGGTTCTGCTGCTGGGGTGCTTTATGAAGTCAAAGGAATTGATACCAAAGAGTTCTTGTGCATATGCAATGCTAAGATAGAGATTGATCAAGTTCGACTTCTTGAGGATGGTAGCAATGCTGCTTTCTCCAGGACAGTTCAGCAGTTGTTAAATTTAAAATCTAATGGGAATAAATACCCTCCAGCCCTAGATCCTCTGAAAG ATCTGAAGGTGGAGGACATGCATGTTGTGGAAGCATACTACAAGTGGACTAGCCTATTGCAAAAGATGGCTGAGAATAAGTGTCATGGATGTGTAAAATTGGAGGAGCACATGAACTTAGCAAAAGAGATAAAAAGGCACCGAGAGGAAGTCAATGCTCTGAAATTTGAAATGTCTGATGAAGCACTTCAACAGATGCCTGACTTTCAGGGCCGG ATAGATGTTCTGAAGGAAATTGGTTGTATAGACACTGACCTTGTAGTTCAGATAAAAGGTCGTGTAGCTTGTGAGATGAATTCGGGGGAGGAGCTAATATGCACCGAGTGTTTATTTGATAATCAAATGGATGACCTCGAACCTGAAGAAGCTGTGGCAATAATGTCTGCATTTGTGTTTCAGCAGAAGAATACTTCTGAACCTTCTCTTACTCCCAAGCTGTCCCAAGCTAAAGAGAG GCTGTACAACACAGCAATAAGACTTGGAGAATTGCAGGCACAGTTCAATTTACAGATAGATCCTCAGGAGTATGCCCAAGACAATCTCAAGTTTGGTCTCGTTGAAGTGGTTTATGAGTGGGCCAAG GGCACTCCATTTGCAGACATCTGTGAGCTTACGGATGTTCCTGAAGGCCTGATAGTTAGGACGATTGTCCGACTGGACGAGACATGCCGTGAATTCAAAAATGCAGCAGCTATCATAGGTAACTCTGCTTTGTACAAGAAAATGGAAACTGCCGCCAATGCAATAAAACGTGACATTGTGTTCGCGGCTAGTTTGTACATCACAGGAGTGTAA